CTTACACCTGCCGCTGCCCATCCCAAGGCGCCGGAGGTGACCTTCAGGTATCTTGACGGGACCCAGACAAGCCTGTCCGATTATGTCGGTGAATCGGTGGTCGCGGTCAACTTCTGGGGCCTGAGATGCCAGAACTGCATTGAGGAGATGCCTTTCCTGGAGAGGCTCCACAACAAGTACGGGGGCAAGGGACTCCTCATTGTCGGCGTGAACACCGATGGTGTCGATGAGGCGCTGCTCCCTCGCTTCTTGCCCCAGCTGCCTGTAACGGTCAGCTATCCTTTCGCCGTCGATCCCGAGTTCATCCTGGCCGATTCTTTCCAGATGATGGCGGCGCCGCTGACGATAATCGTCGCCAAAGATGGGACGGTGAGGTATCGACACGAAGGGTATCAGCCTGAGGTCGAGGCGGAGTTCGTTGAGATCATCGAGGATCTCCTGGCGGAATAACGTAAAAAACCCGGGAAAGAATATTCCAGGTTTTTTACGTATGACAAAATTCGTTCCAGGCCGGGAGCCATCTTGAGATCAGAGATTTGAGATCTGAGATTTGAGATCTGAGATTAACTCCTCTAAAGCGGCCTCCAACCGGCTGCTCTGCATATTCGCCGTAACTTTGCTGGATCCATAACAGTAATTATAGAGGGGTGGATGGCCGTTTTTTTTTTGCGTTTCGGGACTTTTAAACCATGCGAACTCATATCCTGACCCTGGCGTTTCTGTTTACCTACAGTATCTCGTGTACTGCTGGAGATATTGTCGGCCCCAGGGAAACGACCGTTTCCAGTACAAACGGCCATGTCGGGACTGCTGTGGCCGCTTTCGAGGGGAAAACCTCATCCGGTAAAGAGGTGTCTTCGAGAAATTTCGGAGGTGAAGTCCTCATCATCGACCTGTGGGGCCTCAATTGCGGATCGTGTCTCGAAGAGATGAAGGCTCTCGAACCGATCTACCGCGAGTATAAGGATAAGGGGCTCAGGATCTGGGCGGTCAACACTGAAAATATTGGTGCCCCGGAGATGAAGAACGGGTTGGCGGAACGAAAGATGGAAGTCAGCTACGATCTCCTGGTGGATCCGGACCTGGAGATAACGAAAAATTTCACAAGCTGGTTCATTCCTGTAACTGTCATCGTTGACAGGGAGGGGATCGTGCAATATTATAAGGTCGGTTTTAATCAGGCGGACGCTGAAAAGATTAAGGCGAAGGTGGAGGCTCTCCTTGCCCGGTAACTTTCGCTCTTCTTAATCGTCGATGGAC
This genomic interval from bacterium contains the following:
- a CDS encoding TlpA disulfide reductase family protein, which produces MSRKINTMPKVFSVAVVLLVVMFAFGCATKGSGPELTPAAAHPKAPEVTFRYLDGTQTSLSDYVGESVVAVNFWGLRCQNCIEEMPFLERLHNKYGGKGLLIVGVNTDGVDEALLPRFLPQLPVTVSYPFAVDPEFILADSFQMMAAPLTIIVAKDGTVRYRHEGYQPEVEAEFVEIIEDLLAE
- a CDS encoding TlpA disulfide reductase family protein, with amino-acid sequence MRTHILTLAFLFTYSISCTAGDIVGPRETTVSSTNGHVGTAVAAFEGKTSSGKEVSSRNFGGEVLIIDLWGLNCGSCLEEMKALEPIYREYKDKGLRIWAVNTENIGAPEMKNGLAERKMEVSYDLLVDPDLEITKNFTSWFIPVTVIVDREGIVQYYKVGFNQADAEKIKAKVEALLAR